The segment TAGATTACCCAGGAATTGTTAATTTAGGATTTGCAGTTGATACTGAAGCTGGACTTATGGTTCCAGTTATTAATGATGCTTCAAATTTAAGCATTCTTGAATTAGCTAAAGAAGTTGGGCGTTTAGCCAAAGCAGCTAGAGAAAAAACAATCAAACCAAACGAAATGAAAGGTGCAGGATTCACTATTACAAACTATGGATCAGTTGGTTCATTATGAGGAGTTCCAGTTATTAACTACCCTGAAGTTGCTATTGCAGGAGTTGGTGCTATCGTTGATAAACCAGTTGTAAAAAATGGTGCTATTGTGCCAGGAAAAGTTATGTATCTTACAGTAGCTGCTGACCACCGTTGAATCGATGGAGCAGAAATTGGAAGATTTGCATCTAGAGTTAAAGAACTTTTAGAAAAACCAGAAGTTTTAGGAGTGTACTAGATAATGTATAAATTTAAATTTGCAGATATTGGTGAAGGTCTCCATGAAGGGGTTGTTGCTGAAATTTACAAAAAAGTAGGTGACGTAGTTAAAGAAGGTGATTCTCTTTTCTCAGTTGAAACAGATAAAGTTACTTCAGATATCCCTTCTCCAGTTGATGGAAAAATTGTTCAAGTTTTAATGAACCAAGGTGACACAATTCACGTAGGTCAAGAAATTTACGTAATTGACGATGGTAGTGGTGATGATGCTGAAGCTGCAGCACCAGCGCAAGAATCTCAAGCTGAAAGTGCACCAGCTAGCGAGGGAGCTCACGAATTTTATTCATTTAAATTTGCAGATATTGGTGAAGGACTTCATGAAGGAGTTGTAGCTGAAATTTACAAAAAAGAAGGTGATACAGTTAAAGAAGGAGATTCTCTTTTCTCAGTTGAAACAGATAAAGTTACTTCAGATATCCCTTCTCCAGTTGATGGAAAAATTGTTAAAGTGTTAATGAACCAAGGGGACACAATTCACGTAGGTCAAGAAATTTACGTAATTGACGATGGTAAAAAACACTCAAATGCTGCAGCACCAGCTGCTGCTAAAGCTTCAGGTGGCGGAGCTAGCGTTGTTGGAGTTATGGAAGTTAATGATGATCTTTTAGACTTTTCATCTCTTTCAGCTTCATCTTCAAGTACTAAAGCAGAAGTTAGTGCTCCAAAACAAGAAGCTGCACTAGCAAGCAGTGATGCTTCATTTGATGAAGGAAAAGCTTACACAGGAGCAATTGAAGAAGAATTTGATGTTATTGTTGTAGGTTCAGGTCCTGGTGGATACTTAGCAGCTGAAGAAGCTGGAAAATCAGGTCTTAAAACAATGATTGTTGAGAAAAAATATTGAGGTGGTGTGTGTCTTAACACAGGATGTATTCCAACTAAATCACTTCTTAAATCAACAGAAATTATTTCAGATATTAAACACGCTGAAAAATATGGTGTAGTTGCAACTAGCTCAATTGATAATGAAGCAACTTGAAAATCAATGCATGAACGTAAAACTGGAGTTGTTTCAAAAATTTCTAAATCAGTTGAAATGCTAATGAAATCATCAAAAGTTAAATCACTTTTTGGTGAAGCTAAATTTGTTGGTGCTAGAGAAATTGAAGTTAACTCAAAAGTGTACCGTGCAAAAAACATCATTTTAGCAACTGGATCAACAGCTAACCAATTAGCAATGCTTCCTGGATTTAAAGAAGGATATGAAAACTTAGAAATCATTACTTCTGAAGAAGCAATTAACTGAGATAAATCATTACCTAAAAAAGTTACAATCATTGGTGGTGGTGTAATTGGGCTTGAATTTGCTACTGTTTTTGCAACAGCAGGAGCTGAAGTTACAATCTTACAAAATACAGATAAACTTTTACCAATGAATGAACCTGAAGTTGCTCAAGAATCGGCTAAAATGCTTGATAAAATGGGTGTTAAAGTTCTTTACAATGCTCAAAGTCAAAAATACGAAGGTAAAAAATTATATGTTCTTGTTGATGGAAAAGAAACAGTTCTTGAACAAGATATTATCCTTACAGCAACAGGTAGAAGCGCAAATTCAAAAGGGCTTGCAGAAGTTGGTGTAAAACTTGGACAAAGAGGTGAAGTTATCGTTGATAAACACCAAAGAACAAACGTTAGAAACGTATATGCAATTGGGGACGTAACTGGACAAAATATGTTAGCTCACGTTGCTTATGCACATGCTCTTGTAGCTGTTTCACACATTCTTGGTGATGAGGAAAAAGGAACATACAAGCCAAAAGGAATTCCAGGATGTATTTATACAACACCAGAAATTGCTTTTGTTGGTCTTACAGAGGCTGAAGCTAAAAAACAAGGAAGAAATGTATTTGCTTCAAAATACTTATTTGAATACTTAGGAAAAGCTATAGCAGCTTCACATACAGAAGGATTTATCAAATTAATCGTTGATAAAGAATTTGGTGAAATTTTAGGTGCTACAATTGTTGGAGCAAATGCTACAGATTACATTACAGAAGTTCTTTTAGCTATGGAACAAGAAGTAACTGTACACGAAATTGCTCACACAATTCACCCACACCCAACATACAATGAAATTATTTGAGAAGCAGCACGTAGTGCAAGCTTAAAATTAGATCTTGAAAAACACAAAAAATAATTCAAAATCATAATTAAAATACTGCTAAAAGGCAGTGTTTTTTGTTCATTCATCCTGAATTTCCAAATTGAGCTTATTTTTTACATACATTACAAACAAAAAATGATTATTAAAAAACCTGGAATTTTTAAGGAATTTTCCATTAATTATTGCACAAAATATTATTTAAATTAAGGTGAATTTCATAAAATTTGATGCATAAAAAGAAAGCAAAAATATTATAATTTAATAATTATTATGAAAAATTTAGCTAATGAAATTCGACCGATGCAAATTGACCAATTAGTGGGTCAAAACAATATTAAAAAATTACTAAAAGAAGTTGTTAAAAATAATCTTACAACTAGTTTTTTATTTTTCGGTGAAAGCGGAATTGGTAAAACAAGTGCGGCTTTTGCATTAGCTAATGAAATGGGAAAAAAATTTGGGTACTTTAATGCCACAGTTCAAAGTAAAAAGGAATTAGTAGAATTATTAGATAGCTGTGAAATTATCATAATCGATGAAATTCACCGGCTAAATAAAGATAAGCAAGATATTTTGCTTTCTTATTTAGAATTTGACAAAATCATTGTTTATGCGACCACAACGGAAAACCCTTATTTTAAGGTAAATCCGGCAGTAAGAAGCAGGATGCAAGTGATTCAATTTAGTAAGCTAAGCGAAGAAGATATTGTCTTTGGACTTAGAAACATAATTGATAGCAAATATTCAGAGATGCAAATTAGTGATAATTTACTGCTTTCACTAGCTAGGCAATCTTCGGGTGATTTTAGAATGAGCATTAATAACTTGCAAATGCTTTACTTTATGAAAAAGGATTCTACTATTACTGAAAATGATTTAAAAATCATTATTCCTAACATTAATTTCTATAGTGATATGAATTCAAGTTCTCACTATAACAATTTATCTGCTTTTCATAAATCACTTCGTGGAAGCGATCCTCATGCTGCTTTATATTATGGGATGCTCATTTTAAAAAGCGGTGATATTGATGGACTTTTTAGAAGGATGCTGTGCGTAGCTTATGAAGATATTGGACTTGCTAATCCGAATATAACTTTAAGAGTAAAAACTGCTATTGAAGCTTTTGAAAGATTAGGTCTGCCTGAAGGGAAACTTCCAATTGCATTTGCAATTATTGACCTATGTTTAAGTGTTAAAAGTAATTCTGTCATCGTTGCTATTGATAATGTAGAAAAGCAAATTGAAACTGGTGGCATTTACGAAATACCTAAACATCTTAGAGATGCACATTATGCTTCAGCGGCTAAATTAGGTGATGGAATTGGCTATAAATATCCTCATAATTATGTTAATAATTGAGTAGATCAAGAATATCTACCTAAAAAAATTCATCATTTAAAATTCTATATTCCACAAAATAATGATATGGAACTTAAATACCAAAACTACTGAAAGAAAGTGAAAAACAAATAAAGGAGAAGTTATGACTTTTGATAAAAATAAATTTAATTCTTTTGAAGATCTTAAGCAATTTAAAGCTAAAGTTTATTCAAGCGAAGGTGAAATTGCAGCTTTACAGTTAAAACTTAGAACAGCTCCAAATGAAGAGAAAAAAGAAATTGGAAAGCAAATTAATGTTTTAAAAACTCAGTATGAAGCTCTTTTTGAAGAAATTGGTGCATATTTAAAAGAAAAACAAATTAAGGAAAAAGTAGCTAGTGAATTTATCGATGTAACAATTCCTGCTGCCAAAAACCCTTCATTAAACCCAATTTCTTTAGTGGAAAATAAACTTAGAGAGTGATTCTTTGAAAATGGATATTATGAGCAACAAGCTGGTGAAATTGTTTCTGATTTATATAACTTTGAGCGTTTAAATATTCCTAAAAATCACCCAGCTAGAGCAATGCATGATTCACTTTATCTTAATGCAAGCACTCTTTTAAGAACTCATAATACAGGAATTACAGCAACTGTTTTAGAAGAATGTGCTAACTCTGAAGTTTCAACTTTTGCAATTGGAAAAGTGTACCGTAATGATGAAGATGATGCAACTCACTCTCACCAATTTACTCAACTTGATTTTGTAAGTGTTGGAAAAGTGAGCTTTCCAAATTTAATTTGAACCTTAAAATCAATGCTTAGCTACGTTTTAGAAGAAGAAGTTGAAGTTAGACTTAGACCAAGTTATTTCCCATTTACAGAACCAAGTGTTGAAGTTGATGTGTTTTACAAAAATAGATGAATTGAGATTCTTGGAGCCGGAATGCTTCATCCAAATGTTTTAAAAATGGCTGGATATACAAATGATATTAACGGATTTGCTGCTGGACTTGGAATTGAAAGAATCACAATGATTAAATATGGATTTTCAGATATTAGAGACTTATACAGAAATGATTTAAGGGCACTTGAACAATTTAACAATGAAAAATAGTTTTTTAGAAATCCTTCAAAGCGAAGGGAAAAAAGATTATTTCCAAAACATCCTTGTAAGTTTAAAAGAATCTGAAAAAAACGGTCCAATTTACCCTCACCAAATTAATATTTTCCATCCATTTGAATTTTTCCAAGTTAATGAAACCAAAGTTGTTATTTTAGGTCAAGATCCATATCATGGTTATGATCAAGCTGATGGACTTGCTTTTTCAAGTAAAAATTTAAAAACACCACCATCACTTAGAAATATTTTTAAAGAGCTTAAAAAAGAATATCCAAAAACAAAAATTGAAACAAACGATCTTAGTGCATGAGCAAAGCAAGGAGTATTACTTCTTAATACAATCTTAACTGTGAATTACAACATGCCACTTTCACATAAGCATTTTGGATGAGAAACATTTACTAAAGAAGTTCTTAAACAAGTTGCACTTCAAGCACCTAAAGCAATTTTTGTGCTTTTAGGGAAACATGCACAAAAATTTGCTCAGGATTTAAATTTAGATCCAAGTAGAGTTATTGCTACAAGCCACCCAAGTCCATATAGCTATAAAAAAGGATTTGAAAATTCTGGAATTTTCAAATTAATTAACAAAAAACTTAAACAAAACGGACTTGAGCCAATTAAATGAGATTTAAAAAAGGAGAGTAAATAATGGTTTTTTCATTAAATTATTTAAATAAGTTTTTACCAAATAAAAAGCTTGATGCAAGTGTTGAAATCGCACTTAATGAACTTGGATTTGAAGTTGAAGAAATTAAGCCTTTTTCTGATGTTAAAGGTGTTATTTTTGCTAAAGTTATTTCAAAAGAACTTAATCCGAATACTCCTAAATTAGATGTTGTGCTTGTTGAGACTAAATTAGGTAACCTTACCATTCAAACCAATAATCAAATTCTTAATCCTGGTGATTTAACTGTTATTTTCCCAATTGGTTCATCTAAAGCTGATCATGTTTTTGGTGAAGCAACCATTAAAGGTGTAAATTCACAAGGAATGTTTGGGGCTTTTAGTGAACTTGGGTATGATTGAGAACTTTTAGAAAAAGAAAATCAAGTATTAAAACTTCCAAGTTATTTTGCTTCATTAGAAGATGATCCGATGCAAATTTTAGGCCTTGATGATTTAATGGTTGAAGTTTCTACTACAGCCAATAGAAATGATGCTAATTCATATTATGTACTTGCTAGAGAGCTTGCAGCATATTATAAAACTGATTTTGTTTTTGATTTTAAAAAGCCAAGCAAAACTTTTGCATCACAAATTAAGGTGCAAAGAGGTGATGCTGATGAACTTAACTTCCTTGAAACAAAAGGAAAGGTAGTGCTTAATTTTGAAGATAAACTTTTACTTGCTAAAAGCGGAATTGACACCAAGCACCCAGATGCTGTTAACTTAACTAATTTAACTTTATTAATTACAGGAGCTCCAACTCACGTATATAATAAAGATTTAATTGGTGATAATTTAACTGCTAAAATGTTTTCAGGAAGCTTAACAATTTTTGGTAATAAAGAAGTTGATGTTAAAGATATTCTTGCTATTTATGATGAAAATGGACCTATTTCAATTGCTAGCGTAATGGGTCTTGAAGTGTTTAAAGTTGAACAAGAAGCAACTAATTTATGTTTTGAAATTGGTATTTTCAAAAATGAATTAGTAAGACATGCAGCTAAAGAAATTAAGCTTTTAAGTAATTCTGCATCTCAAGGTTCAAGAGTTATTTCTAAAGAAGCAACTCTTTTAGGAATTAAATTTATTCAAAGCTATTTGTCAAACTTAGAGCAATCAAATTTAATTACTACTATTGATAAGGTAGAGCAAAAGCAAATTCAAATTGACAATAACAAATTAAAAACTTATGCTCAAGTAGAAGAATTAAGCATTTTTAGTCCTGCTATTGAGCAATTAAAAATGCTTGGATACATTTTTGATGAAAAAGTTGTAACAGTTCCAAATTATAGATATGATGTTGTGCTTTTTGAAGATATCATTGAAGAGATTTTTAGATTTTATTCATACGCTAATTTCAAGCCAATTACAATTAAAAACAAACCAATCAAAGTTAAACCAATTAACAAAGATAAAGCCTTTTTACTTGCTCAAGGATACAATGAAGCAAGAACTTTCACTTTAGTTTCTAAAGAAAGAAACACTCTTAATCCTTTTAATTTTGAATCAAGCATTGATTTATTAACCTTTGTTTCTAAAGAAAGAGAAACAGTACGTAATTCAATTATCACTTCACTTAGTGAAATTGTTTTATATAACCAAAAAAGAAAAATGAGTGAAATTAACTTCTTTGAAAAAGGGATGATCAATTATAATGTTCAAGTTTATGGTCTTGCTTCAACAACCAAAGGATTCTTCGAAATCAAACGTGATATTGTTAATTTGTTAAAAGATGATGCACTTACATTTGTTCCTTGAAAAGATTGTGAGTTTATTCACCCAAATGTTTCAGCTAAAATTTATAAAGGTGACAAATTAATTGGATGAATTGGAAAAATTCATCCTCGTTATGATGAAACTGGTGCTTTTTATGCTGAGATTCTTGATTTAGAGCATAAAGCAAGCAACAAATTTGAAGCTTTTGATCAAAATCCTTTAAAAACCTTAGATTTAACTTTCCAAATCGGGCTTCATCATTATATTGGTGATAAAGTTGCAGAAATTAAAGCACTTGCCAATGTTTTTGATATCAAACAAATTGATAATTACTTAAAAGAAGATTCAAGAAGCGTTACTTTAAGAATTTTTGCTAATGAAGAAGCAATTACCTTGCTTGATAGTCACTATAATAAATAGGAGGGTATATGTACTCAAAAATTAAATTGCACGATAAAGTAGTTAGTGATGCTATTAATAATGAATTAGTGCGTCAAGAAGATTTTATCCAGCTTATTGCTAGTGAAAATTTTGTCTCTGAAGATGTTTTAATTGCTCAAGGTAGTGTCCTTACTAATAAATATGGAGAAGGATATCCGGGTAGAAGATACTATGGTGGATGTGAAAATGTTGATGTAGTAGAAACTGCTGCTATTGAACGTTTAAAGGCTATTTTTGGGGTTAAATATGCTAATGTGCAACCATATTCAGGAAGCGTAGCTAATGCTGCTGCCATTGCTAGCGTAGTGCCTCATGGCGGTAAAATCATGGGACTTTCATTAAGCAGTGGTGGGCATTTAACACACGGATATAAAATTAGTTTTAGTGGAATTTTCTATAATGCAGTTTCTTACGATTTAGGTAAAGATGAAAAGCTTGATTATGATGCAATTGAAGCTTTTGCAATGCAAGAAAAACCAGATTTAATTATTTGTGGTTATTCAGCGTATTCACAAATTATTGACTTTAAACGTTTTAAAGAAATTGCAAATAAATGTGGTGCTAAATTATTAGCAGATATTGCGCATATTGCAGGTCTTATTGCTGGGGGAGTGCACCCTTCACCAGTTGGATATGCTGATATTATTACAAGTACAACTCATAAAACTCTGCGTTCAGGTCGTGGCGGAATTATTATGACCAACGATGAAGAAATTGCTAAAAAAATGGATCGTTGAGTATTTCCTGGGTATCAAGGAGGCCCATTATTCCATGCTATTGCCGGTAAAGCAGTTGGTTTATATGAAGTTATGCAACCAATGTTTAAAGAATATGCTGAGAATATAGTTAAAAACACTAAAACATTATGTGAATTTTTCAAAAGCAAAGGAGCAAGAATTATTAGTGGTGGAACGGAAAATCACTTATTTTTAATGGATGTAAATCAAACTTACTCAATTACAGGCAAGGAAGCTGAAGCTCTTTTAGATAAAGTAAATATTACAATTAACAAAAATAGCATTCCTTTTGACACTCTTTCACCAATGGTAACAAGCGGACTTAGATTTGGTACAGCGGCTATGACAAGTAGAGGATTTACTAAATGAATTGAACTTGGTGAAATTATTCACCACTGCCTTTCAAATCATGCTAAATTAAGCTCTGATACCCCTGAAGCGAAAGCAGAACTTGCTCAAATTAAAAGCAAAGTTTTAGCTTTAACTAAGGAATTTCCAATCAAAAAATCTTATCTTTAATTAATGATTAAATTAAAACGCGAATCACAAGGTCCGCGTTTTAAAACAAAACAAGGAGATAAATGTCTCCTTGTTTTGTAAAATAGAAACTAATTTCTGACTTTTACAAATACTGTACTGCCAGTTTTTTTTAATTTCGAAAAATTTATTTAATGACTCTTTTGCTAAATTTTTAGCATTAAATTTAATACTCAATCCAAATTTAGCTAAATTGATTTTTTGACGTGCAAGTTCTGTTCCAATGTGTGATAATAACACGTATTCATTTGAATCTTTTGGAGATTGTTCAAAAATTTTCAATATTATTTTAAGTCATTCTTGCTTATTGTTATTATCTGGTTGCTTATTTTCTTGTTTTTTAAATCCAACACTTAAGAAAGATGGGCCTGTAATAAAATTAAGAGTATCAGAGAAAAGATTGACAAAGATTTTTTGAACTGACTTTCCGTGTTGAGCGAATTTTTGTTTAAGTTTATTTGCTTTATATTCCGGAAATTGTTTAGCAAGTTCTCCATAAAATGAGCTAAAAGAAATTGATTCTTCGTTTTTGTGTAATTCACCTAAATTACTTAATACTTTTAGCGTTGATTCTAAGAGCGAATCTTTTGGAGATGATGGTTTTTGGATGAGGTTATGAGTTTCTTCTTTTATTTCATTAATCGTTCTGATATAGTAAACACCTTTGTCTTGGATTAATTCAAAGTATTTTTTTAAATCATCAGATTCGAAAAATAATTGAGCTCTACCATTTTGTGCTCCATAATTTTTTGGTGAAAAATCACGCATTTCTACTTTCAAGTTCTGGATAACTTGAGAAAAGTCTGCAAAACCATCCTTGATTTTTCTTTGTTCAATCAATTTATTAACTAATACAATTAATTTTTTAAATTCTTCGGAAGTTTCTTTAGGTTGAATTGGTTTAGAAAGTTTTGAAACATTGACAAAGTTGTCAAAAATATTGATATATGAATGTTTTAAACGATCGTCACCTGAACCAATTATATGTTTGCCATAGCCTTTTAAAGTCTGTGCTAAATAGGAGAAATCATTATCACTAGAAGCTATACAAAACCCATCGAAATGGTTATTATTTACTAACTTCATCACATCAACAGTTAAATTTATATCTGTTGAATTCTTACCTGTTATTTTTGTGATAACAAGAACTGGATGAATGTTTAAATTTATAAACATATCAATTTGTTTTTCATTTGGTTGTTTTGAAAAATAAGCAGCAGAATAAAGTAAGTCATATTCAATTTTTAATTCTTCGATTAATTTTTGAATATTTTCTTTTTCATTAAAGTTGTCGAAATCAATAAAAAGGGCAATTCTTTTTTTATTTATTGCCATAAAGCCTTTCTTATTGAAATTTAATCTTTTGTATTTCATTTATATCCTTGGCAAAAAAACGAAGATAAATTAGCCTCAGATATTTTTTATATTGGAGCTAATATTAGCTCCTATATAATTTTATAACATTAATACAGGGCCGGCTAAAAAATGAAAAAATACTACCTTAAAATAGTATTTTTATTCCATATTTTATAAAGACATATTTTTAATTACTATCTTGTATATTAAATATTTCTTTTATTTTCTTTCTTAATTCACCAGACTTAGCTGTTTTGTAATTCATTATTGATATATTATCAAAAGCTTTCTCCACATTTTCTTCGTGAGTCTTTTGTCAAAAAGGTCCATCAGATATCAATATGAAATCAACATTAATATTTCGCAAATCATTTTTTCTATTTATGTAACTTTCTATTATTTCAAGTGGTTTAGAACCTGCTGAATTATAGAAATTCACTTCGATATTCAAAAATTTATTGTCTTTTACTAAAGTAAAATCTGGTTTTTTATGATAAAGTTCTTTGTTAATTTTTATGTCAAACTTCTCTTCTAAGTTCTTAAATCCGTTTTGAGTTATTACTTCTATTCCATAATCTTTACAAATAGGTTCTATTATTTCTAAGCACATTTTTTCAAAAAATGAACCACTTCTATTTTTTCTAGCATTACTATCTAAACCAACCAAAACACCTACTATATAGTCATAAACACTTTTTCTATGATTTCTTCAAACAATCTCTTCAATCCAATTTTTTCAAAAAATATGTAATATTTTTCTTTTTGTTGTAGATTGAAACCTCTTTTTGCAATTTTTTCAGAAAAATCAAACTTTTCTATTTGTTCTTCTTCATCTAAAATCTCTAATTTCTCTTTTTGTTCAAATAATTTCTCTCTAGTATCTTTTGAAGTTGCAATTAGCAAAGGAAAAACAGTTATTACAGTAGGTACTTTGTCAAGCAATTCCATAAACTTCAACTTAAAATCGCTGGATTTTATTAATGAATTCAAAGCATTAAGCTCAATGCTATTTTCGTAACGTTTTTTAATTTGCTCAATCACACTTTTTCAATTAACAAAATAATCATATTTTTTATTTTTTGTTAATAGACTATTAATAAAGAATTTGTAATTTTTTTCCATTTAGTACCACCTATTTTTATTTAATTCATCCATATTTTAAATAAAAAAATTCAGATTGAGGACTAATATTGATAATTTGTGATTATAAGTTCAACACCTTTTCTATTTTTACCATCACTATTAACGTTTCTTTTGACATTTACAACATCTATATTGTATTCAGAATATAAATCTCTAATTAATTCTGTATCATGATTTGTCAGCATCAAAAAACAACCTTTTTTGTCAAGTTCTTTAAAAACTTTTGATAACCTAATGTGGTTTTTTTCACCAAAACCTTCTTTTGTATAAGCATCAAATGAATTTGGATTTAAAGGAGCATAAGGGCTATCAATAAAAATAAAATCTCCCTTTTTAGCGCTTTTTAAACTCT is part of the Mycoplasmopsis gallinacea genome and harbors:
- the lpdA gene encoding dihydrolipoyl dehydrogenase — translated: MYKFKFADIGEGLHEGVVAEIYKKVGDVVKEGDSLFSVETDKVTSDIPSPVDGKIVQVLMNQGDTIHVGQEIYVIDDGSGDDAEAAAPAQESQAESAPASEGAHEFYSFKFADIGEGLHEGVVAEIYKKEGDTVKEGDSLFSVETDKVTSDIPSPVDGKIVKVLMNQGDTIHVGQEIYVIDDGKKHSNAAAPAAAKASGGGASVVGVMEVNDDLLDFSSLSASSSSTKAEVSAPKQEAALASSDASFDEGKAYTGAIEEEFDVIVVGSGPGGYLAAEEAGKSGLKTMIVEKKYWGGVCLNTGCIPTKSLLKSTEIISDIKHAEKYGVVATSSIDNEATWKSMHERKTGVVSKISKSVEMLMKSSKVKSLFGEAKFVGAREIEVNSKVYRAKNIILATGSTANQLAMLPGFKEGYENLEIITSEEAINWDKSLPKKVTIIGGGVIGLEFATVFATAGAEVTILQNTDKLLPMNEPEVAQESAKMLDKMGVKVLYNAQSQKYEGKKLYVLVDGKETVLEQDIILTATGRSANSKGLAEVGVKLGQRGEVIVDKHQRTNVRNVYAIGDVTGQNMLAHVAYAHALVAVSHILGDEEKGTYKPKGIPGCIYTTPEIAFVGLTEAEAKKQGRNVFASKYLFEYLGKAIAASHTEGFIKLIVDKEFGEILGATIVGANATDYITEVLLAMEQEVTVHEIAHTIHPHPTYNEIIWEAARSASLKLDLEKHKK
- a CDS encoding replication-associated recombination protein A → MKNLANEIRPMQIDQLVGQNNIKKLLKEVVKNNLTTSFLFFGESGIGKTSAAFALANEMGKKFGYFNATVQSKKELVELLDSCEIIIIDEIHRLNKDKQDILLSYLEFDKIIVYATTTENPYFKVNPAVRSRMQVIQFSKLSEEDIVFGLRNIIDSKYSEMQISDNLLLSLARQSSGDFRMSINNLQMLYFMKKDSTITENDLKIIIPNINFYSDMNSSSHYNNLSAFHKSLRGSDPHAALYYGMLILKSGDIDGLFRRMLCVAYEDIGLANPNITLRVKTAIEAFERLGLPEGKLPIAFAIIDLCLSVKSNSVIVAIDNVEKQIETGGIYEIPKHLRDAHYASAAKLGDGIGYKYPHNYVNNWVDQEYLPKKIHHLKFYIPQNNDMELKYQNYWKKVKNK
- the pheS gene encoding phenylalanine--tRNA ligase subunit alpha, which encodes MTFDKNKFNSFEDLKQFKAKVYSSEGEIAALQLKLRTAPNEEKKEIGKQINVLKTQYEALFEEIGAYLKEKQIKEKVASEFIDVTIPAAKNPSLNPISLVENKLREWFFENGYYEQQAGEIVSDLYNFERLNIPKNHPARAMHDSLYLNASTLLRTHNTGITATVLEECANSEVSTFAIGKVYRNDEDDATHSHQFTQLDFVSVGKVSFPNLIWTLKSMLSYVLEEEVEVRLRPSYFPFTEPSVEVDVFYKNRWIEILGAGMLHPNVLKMAGYTNDINGFAAGLGIERITMIKYGFSDIRDLYRNDLRALEQFNNEK
- a CDS encoding uracil-DNA glycosylase; this encodes MKNSFLEILQSEGKKDYFQNILVSLKESEKNGPIYPHQINIFHPFEFFQVNETKVVILGQDPYHGYDQADGLAFSSKNLKTPPSLRNIFKELKKEYPKTKIETNDLSAWAKQGVLLLNTILTVNYNMPLSHKHFGWETFTKEVLKQVALQAPKAIFVLLGKHAQKFAQDLNLDPSRVIATSHPSPYSYKKGFENSGIFKLINKKLKQNGLEPIKWDLKKESK
- a CDS encoding phenylalanine--tRNA ligase subunit beta, with translation MVFSLNYLNKFLPNKKLDASVEIALNELGFEVEEIKPFSDVKGVIFAKVISKELNPNTPKLDVVLVETKLGNLTIQTNNQILNPGDLTVIFPIGSSKADHVFGEATIKGVNSQGMFGAFSELGYDWELLEKENQVLKLPSYFASLEDDPMQILGLDDLMVEVSTTANRNDANSYYVLARELAAYYKTDFVFDFKKPSKTFASQIKVQRGDADELNFLETKGKVVLNFEDKLLLAKSGIDTKHPDAVNLTNLTLLITGAPTHVYNKDLIGDNLTAKMFSGSLTIFGNKEVDVKDILAIYDENGPISIASVMGLEVFKVEQEATNLCFEIGIFKNELVRHAAKEIKLLSNSASQGSRVISKEATLLGIKFIQSYLSNLEQSNLITTIDKVEQKQIQIDNNKLKTYAQVEELSIFSPAIEQLKMLGYIFDEKVVTVPNYRYDVVLFEDIIEEIFRFYSYANFKPITIKNKPIKVKPINKDKAFLLAQGYNEARTFTLVSKERNTLNPFNFESSIDLLTFVSKERETVRNSIITSLSEIVLYNQKRKMSEINFFEKGMINYNVQVYGLASTTKGFFEIKRDIVNLLKDDALTFVPWKDCEFIHPNVSAKIYKGDKLIGWIGKIHPRYDETGAFYAEILDLEHKASNKFEAFDQNPLKTLDLTFQIGLHHYIGDKVAEIKALANVFDIKQIDNYLKEDSRSVTLRIFANEEAITLLDSHYNK
- the glyA gene encoding serine hydroxymethyltransferase, coding for MYSKIKLHDKVVSDAINNELVRQEDFIQLIASENFVSEDVLIAQGSVLTNKYGEGYPGRRYYGGCENVDVVETAAIERLKAIFGVKYANVQPYSGSVANAAAIASVVPHGGKIMGLSLSSGGHLTHGYKISFSGIFYNAVSYDLGKDEKLDYDAIEAFAMQEKPDLIICGYSAYSQIIDFKRFKEIANKCGAKLLADIAHIAGLIAGGVHPSPVGYADIITSTTHKTLRSGRGGIIMTNDEEIAKKMDRWVFPGYQGGPLFHAIAGKAVGLYEVMQPMFKEYAENIVKNTKTLCEFFKSKGARIISGGTENHLFLMDVNQTYSITGKEAEALLDKVNITINKNSIPFDTLSPMVTSGLRFGTAAMTSRGFTKWIELGEIIHHCLSNHAKLSSDTPEAKAELAQIKSKVLALTKEFPIKKSYL
- a CDS encoding NYN domain-containing protein, translated to MAINKKRIALFIDFDNFNEKENIQKLIEELKIEYDLLYSAAYFSKQPNEKQIDMFINLNIHPVLVITKITGKNSTDINLTVDVMKLVNNNHFDGFCIASSDNDFSYLAQTLKGYGKHIIGSGDDRLKHSYINIFDNFVNVSKLSKPIQPKETSEEFKKLIVLVNKLIEQRKIKDGFADFSQVIQNLKVEMRDFSPKNYGAQNGRAQLFFESDDLKKYFELIQDKGVYYIRTINEIKEETHNLIQKPSSPKDSLLESTLKVLSNLGELHKNEESISFSSFYGELAKQFPEYKANKLKQKFAQHGKSVQKIFVNLFSDTLNFITGPSFLSVGFKKQENKQPDNNNKQEWLKIILKIFEQSPKDSNEYVLLSHIGTELARQKINLAKFGLSIKFNAKNLAKESLNKFFEIKKNWQYSICKSQKLVSILQNKETFISLFCFKTRTLWFAF